TGCAATCTCATCACTCCTTCCAGATTGTGAAGGACTGAAAACGCTAACTTCCTCCCTGTTGTTCTTAAGCCTCCTAGCATCTTCCCTTGAGATCTGGAATGAATTTGCTACCACTTCCACTGGCAAACCTCGGATGGTAGAGACACGTCCAGCCAATTGACTAACTTGTGCATTGTCGTTGGTTTTAAATGATACCCACTCGAACCCTTGGCTTCCTGCCTTCTTCACTACTGCAAAGCTTTGTGGTGCTGTAACTACTTGACCCTCGCGAACTTCTCCATCAAATATCGTTTGTCCATTGTCTCCAACAATCTGAATCCTTCCATTTCCCCTGGTGATGTAGATTATGCTGTGGGCATTCATATTCCAGTGTGGTGACATCAAAGCGTTCTACAGTGCATGATCACATTCAATGTACGTACATTAGTAAGAAATTCACAATAAATTAAGCACAGCATCTGATATTTGACCAAAACCTGGACTCATAGCACGACCAAGTGATACTACAAGGGATTACTATATATATCGCCAATGAAACAATTCTGATCCACATGAACCCAGTTTGTGAATTGTTTTTGTAACAAGATAAATTGTTGTAAtgtcaagagaaaaaaattcgATGAAGAGTGCATAGACTTTCTTACCGGGTAGAGTACACCTCTCTCAACACTAAGCTGGACAGATCGAAGGATAGGGAGATTGAGGCTGTTGACAGTGGTGAGGCGTCCAGCACGTGGATTAAAGAAATCAGCACGTTCTTGGTCATTGATGTTGTGCTTCAACCTAGCAGTACAGAAAGTTTCCTCTATGCCATTGAATCCACCACCTCGTCCCCCTCGGTATTCAATTTCACGTTCTTCCTCTCGACTCTGATGTGGACTTACCACCTGAAGCTCATGCTCAGCTCGGACAATGATGCCTCTGTTATCTTTTTCGTTCCTCATGCTTCTTGCTAGTCTGGTGTCAATGTTGAAAGCTTCTGCCAAGATTTTCTCATCGAAGCCGCCGAAGACATTGCGGTGTCTGTCTTGCTGGTGTCTCCGACTTTCACCTTCGTCTTGGCGTCCACGTTGACCTTCAAACTGGTCTCTCTGGTATGAGCTTCTTTGGCTTTGCAATTCTCGTTGTGGGTTGCCAGCAAGGAAAAAATTCTGAAATGGCACATTAATGTTTGCTTATAATGTAATCCTTGTTTGCTTATTAATTACATGATATCGCATGCTTGAATTTTTGTGATTCTTACCCTGAAATCCTGATCAAGCTGGTTGGCAGGATTGCTTGTGTCGAGAAGTTGAACAAGAACGAGAGGTGAATCACCATCGTTATAAAACCAATCAGCAACTCCCGAAGGCAAGGCAACTACATCACCCTCTCTTACTTGTCGAACCTTCTGGTGCTGGTCTTCGGAGCTTTGACTTTGATCTCGAGAAAACTGCCCTGATGATTGGAATGTCTCTGGACAGCCTGGGAAAACAGCTCCCTGAATTCCCCTTCCTACATTGACACCAACAgaagtatattaattaattgtaactGTGAAATGGTAAAGAATATTTAAGCGCATACCTTGCTCTACATAGACAAGCTTAGGGGCATTAGAGTATGCAGGCAACAAGAGGCCTCGCTGCTGAATGGTATGGCGGATAACTGCAACACCAGCACATTGAAACTGCTCATCATTTTCGTCCCAAATTTCAGTGACACCAGCCTCTGATTTAATCCTCCGAGCAGGCTCGAGGGCATTGATCCTCTGCAGTTGGCATTCGCTTTGTTGAAAGCTGCGTCGTCGCGCTTGTTGCTGGTCATGTCGCGAGGTCACTTGCTCTATCTGAGCAAAGCAACAATTGAAGAGAACAAGAAAGCAAAGTGTAAGAGAAAACAAAGTAGAAGAAGACATGCTTGTTGAAACTCTTTTGTATGGTACTGTGTTATGGCAAGATTAAGGGCCGtggtatttataggcaaaatagtGTGGGCTGAGGATTTGGGACGTGGCGAAAATAGTTAGGACTGGAGTTTCTATTGATGCTTTCTGCATGTAAATTTCTCCTTTCGATTCGCATGTCTGCAAATGCTCTTTCTTGCTTACACGTACATTTTCTTCATGGGTACGTGGTGATTCGAACATCTTTGGTGTAAATGGTGGGCGTTATGTTCGATGAACGCTTAAAGACATAGAGGGATGCACAAGGACTGTTTTATGGATTTGTTCCATGGCTAGCAGCTTCAATCGTTTGTAGTTGAGTTTGTCCTGTATATGTGTTTCTTCCGGTTggtatgtttttgtattttttttttgggctttgTGTAAATGTATGCAATTTAAGATTATCTaccaatgagaaaaataaaataaaataaaatactcagAAGGAAATGAAAGAACATGTTAAGCTTAGTTATATAGGATTATTGTTGTCTTGGAAGGCTATTATTTATGGAGGGAGAACATTAAGCAAATTAATGATGTAAATGACTCAATTAACACGATTTGACAGTTTAAAACTACAAATTAAGATCCCCCATGGACCAGAAatgaaccagaaaaaaaaaagatatagggGCATCCATGTTAAAAAAGTGTTAGGCTAAAAAAAAATGCGACAAAGTGAAGTAGCTATAGATGACATCAGATATGTTGCAAGCGATTTGTTGTGGCcgagcaaaaaaaattttgatgttaaaaaagtgttaggctaaaaaaaaatcgaagtcTCAGTAAATATTTCAAgtgataatttatataatatgaaaaaaaaacaataataataaataaattgacaaaaacaaaaaaaaaatggataaaaagaACTATATCTGAGcctttatatattaataaataaactgttagagaataatagtttaagttatttggtagagatgattctttaaaatggtattagagccttgatgaccaagcggtcacgagttcgaatctcaccttccccatttatttgataaaaattaagcacaaggtaatgtgagttTATGCAAATTTCAAGcttaacagcttaagcttttggattgaattggttctttgacatggtatcagagtcttgatgaccaagcgatcacgagttcgaatctcaccattctcatttatttgataaaaattaagcacaaggtaatatgggtctgtacaagtttcaaacccaaagggcttttacttgagggggtgtattagagaataatataaatcatattctgagACATCATcttcttaaaaaagaagagaaaaccaagaaaatcatCTTGGACTCGAGTTTAATCAAGGAGCTTAAttgttaatcaatttaattttgaatgataaaatcgttgaaaaaatattaataaaaaaagttggaaaacaaaaaaaaacaaacaaaaagaaaggagaTAAAACTTAAGAGAAAAACATCTAAGGAAGATGAAATTagagaagagaataaaataatcccaaacaaaataaatagcaattaaaagaataagaatcaaatttgaaagattaaaaaatcataatggataaaattaaaaaatatttataatttgatagattatttatagattaaaaaaggtatgaggtgaaattaaaaaacaaaattatagaaGGTAACCCAATAGAATTAAACCCAAaagataagaaaacaaaacaaaacaaaaaaaaagattaaaaaaatgaaaaaaagaggaaaaaacccAAGAAATCCTGTAACtctcaacaaatttaattttgaaagataaaatctctaaaaaaatattaataaaaaaacttgcaaaagaaaaaaaaaacaacaaaaagaatggGGGATAAAATTTGACAGGAAAAAATCCGAGGAGGgtgaaatttgtaaaaatattaaaaataatccaaaataaaataaattgcaattcaaaaaaataatgaccaaatttcaaatattaagaaatcatagggggtgaaattaaaaaacatttgtaatttgaaaaattcttaaaaaattattgagggCTAACCAATagaatcaaaacacaaaaaataacaaaacaaaactaaaatcaaaagagtataaaaaataagaaaatatcagtttagaaaaagaaaaaaaatcaagcaatcaCAATGAATCTCTTAAACATATGGTCTAATCTCTAAAAGTTACAATTCGTGAAATCTTTGACCCAGAATCAATTAAGAAGGCtaattcttaaccaatttaattttgaaagatgaaatcgataaaaatatatttaaaatcaaaacctgcaaaagcaataaaaataatgaggataaaatttaatataaaagacTCAAGGaggatgcaataaaaaaaaatataaaaaaaatgtgaaataaaataaactgcaattaaaataataaagatcaaattttaaaaataaaaaatcatagcaataaaattaaaaaatatttgtaaaaagcAAGAAAACTCGGGCTAATCTAGGTCAAATTGAGTCTTCAACTACAATAAAATCTCCTTcacatttaattaaaacaagttgaacaagttttatttttaatctaattattaGATCAGGCTTGCACCAATCAATGTTATAAATATGCTTAAATTAGATATGAaagatgttgttttgatttttttttctagttattttctaatttctttcttattttcgTTGTTATTCtatgattctttttctttttaacttatGTTGGTTTAGCCAGTACTATTCAAACGATTTTGCAAGTTATTTCATAATAgataattattattgtatttaaaagCTTATCAACACATAAGTTTCTCTACAGTTTAAGTCAATAACCTCACGGATTGAGAAACCATAGTTCTTTTTTTTCGCTATACACTGCTTCACTAGTTTACTtgaaaactaatttttctttttttcctcatttgTGGGTGTGTTCGAAGCTATTTATGtctttatcaataataaattaatggttttaatttaaattttcctcttataagttaatttgaaatttaaaattaacttgatgaCAATGGAGTTGCTTTAATTCCAATGTAATTCACCaactttatttcattttttgtcAGCACTTTCAGTATAGGCTATAACAACGTAGCAATTAATGATCATGGGCTAAAACGTAGTCGTTGAGAGCTTCTTATGTTTAATCTCATCAAAGGAATTTAAGTCTTTCCACTATTAACTTGTGCCAGGATGCCTGTTTCTTGGTACAAGGCATTCTATGGCCTATTCTTCGTATACGAGCCAAGAACAAGGTTTGAAATCCATGGTTGATACAATATATCATTaccttattaattatttagaaagaaatatttaggattgtttctctctctctctgtttttttttgtaatatttaggAAAATCATCTAAGCACCcgttgaattttttgttattatttttttattaaaacaatatcatattGACTTcgtgcataataaaaaaatctaattgatcTAATAAACCTGATCATTTGATCCAATTTGTGACTTGGGATATGATAAGGTCGACTCTCGAGCTAAATTTTAgaagtatgataaaaaaatatcaaatatgaaatgaaaatcttgaaattaaacAATCAGTagtgaaattgacaaaaaaataaacaagcaatTAATCAAGAagagaattcaaaataaaagaaattgcaatgataagaatgatgattaaatttaaaataaaaaagaattaaaataaaatgaatagggattaaatcaaaaaataaattctaataagaaaaaagattaaaagcaaaataaataagaataaaaagaatgatgattaaatttgataaaaaataagatgttaagaaataaaattgaaaaataaataaatcaaattcgaTATAATTAAAAGACTGAGAACCACTTTACAACTTTGCAAAGCTAACACATCTTTTAagttgaaagagagagaaaagagaggggaGGAGAAAAATCTTCATCAAAGCTCCATTGTGTCGCGGATGCCGACATGTGTCGGTCCACGGTGCGGAGGATGGCATGACACTTCAAACGCCATCACTAAAGACCAACAACGGCCACCAGGAGACACCTCATGAGCCTCCCGAAAAATGCGAGCActtcctaattttttaaaattatataaatatcagAATATTCTTGACTCCatgtgataattttaaaaaactattaacgTTAAAAGGTTGAAAATGATAACAGAATTGTGAAATGGCATTCTTTATTAAATGCATTACACATGTATATATACAGTAAAGGAAGAATATGCTAACAGAATGGCTAACAGATTGCATGTACATTTTGGTTGCCTATATTCGTGGGAGTGTAACAGATTTGTGCAGTATTTGTTATACAGTGGTGCACTACTGGTTTTTAGTGTGTATTATGGTGTGTCTGTTATCCCCCCGCAAGATGGAGCTCGACATGAGAGGCCTATCTTGTAAAGAAGAAATAGAAAACGAACTCTGGAGAGTGGTTTAGTGAGGAGATCAGCTAGTTGATCAGTGGAGGAGACGTGAGCAACACGGAGAGTGCCTTTTTGTACCTGATCACGTATGAAGTGGAAGTCGATAGCAATATGCTTCATTCTAGAGTGGAAAACAGGATTGGAACACAACTGAGTAGCCCCAATATTGTCACAGTAAATGACTGGACATGTTGGTAGTGGGAGGCCAAGATCATGTAGCAATGAGGATATCCAATTGAGTTCAGCAGCGGTGTTGGCAACTGACCTATATTCTGCCTCAGTTGAAGAGCGGGCAATGGTTTTCTGCTTTTTGGAGCTCCAGTAGATAGGGGTGCGACCAAGATAAATAATATAGGTACTTGTGGAGGAGAAGTGGTCTGGATCAcctgcccaatcagcatcagaATAGGCATGGAGGTCATCAGAAAATGCATGTAAGGAAGGGGGAGAAGCATTATATAACTGAAGACCATGGTCAGGGGTACCATACAGATAACGTAGCAAGTGTTTGACAAGAGTCCAATGTTCAGTGGTAGGTTTGTGCATGAATTGGGAGAGTTTATTGACCGCATAAGCGATATCAAGGCGTGTTAGGAGTAGATATTGTAGACTGCCCACAACTGAACGGAATTCTGTGGGATCAGATAATGCATCGCCTGAGTAGAGGGAAATAGTGGTGCCTGATGGTAGAGGAGTGGAAACAGGTTTAACATCAATCATGTGAGTGCGAGTGAGAAGATCAAGCAGATATTGACGTTGAGATAGCAGAAATCCATGCTGGTTTGGAAGAATTTCTATCCCAAGAAAATATGACAACTTTCCAAGATCCTTCAGAAAGAACCGATGAGCCAGTAGATTGATGAACTGATTGACCATGTGGGCATCATCTCCAGTAATAATAAGATCGTCAACATAGACTAGTAAATATACAAGATGTTTACCAATAGTGAGGACAAATAATGAAGTGTCAGCATGGGAGTTTGTGAACCCGGTCTGAAGAAGAAACGAGCGGAGTTCATGATACCAGGTGCGAGGGGCCTGCTTTAAACCGTAGATAGCTTTCTGAAGCTTACACACATGAGATGGGAAGTCTGTATCAATGAATCCAGGTGGCTGACTCATATATACATGTTCATTAAGTTTACCTTATAGAAATGCGTTGTTAACATCAAGCTGCTGCAATGTCCAACCATAACTTACTGTAATGCTAAGAACAAGTCGGATGGTTGTAGGTTTGATGACTGGACTGAAGGTGTCATAATAATCTACACCTGGACGTTGATGGAATCCTTCGGCAACCAAACGAGCCTTGTACCTATCAACAGAACCATCAGAATTTCATTTAGTGCGAAAGATCCATTTGCAGCCCACAACATTTTGACAAGAGGAGGAGGGTATGAGCTGCCAAGTGCCATTACGAATGAGCGCATTAAATTCTTCTGACATGGCTTGGCGCCATTTGGGATTTTTAAGTGCTTGGGCAGATGTGGTGGGTTCAAGATCAGAGTTCGTGGATAACATGGTAGAAAGATTGAGTTTGTTGATaggtttataaatattattttttgcccTTGTTTGCATGGGATGAGTTGGGAGGCAAGGTGTTGGCAGGTTCTCTATGGTACATAtttgatgtgtgtgtgtgggacGAATGGGTGTGAGAAGGAGAACATTTTAAGATGTAGGTGGTGTAACTTGTGGCACTGTAGGGGCTTCACAGTGAAGCTGATACGGAGAACAACCTGTAGAAGGTGGTGGGATTATGGAAGGGACAGTGCGGATTAGGATAGGTGGTGGGAGCCATGTAGATATGGTGGTTGAGTCAGGTCTTGCAGCTTGTGGAAGAGTGGATGTAAAAGGAAACATGGATTCAATGAAACGAACATATCTTGATATAAAAAGTTTGGACGTGGATGGATCATAACAGAGATAagtgtcgcacgtcaaaaaatctgcgcggcatcggctggcgatttttcgtTAAGTTGTgtggtttgatttgattggttcattggagtcgccacctagtaatttattgaaggctactaggaaaccggatgtactggtcttgtcagagattcacgggtaagggactggttgtggttagggaaggtattagcacccctaacgcaccctacctgaggtaagctgcttcgcgaatttgatgtgtttaaataagttttaataattgtttttttttatcggatattagaaatacaacttacatataagttaataattcttgaccgtgatccaatcaaaatattaaattcttct
This genomic interval from Populus nigra chromosome 11, ddPopNigr1.1, whole genome shotgun sequence contains the following:
- the LOC133668306 gene encoding legumin B-like; translated protein: MSSSTLFSLTLCFLVLFNCCFAQIEQVTSRHDQQQARRRSFQQSECQLQRINALEPARRIKSEAGVTEIWDENDEQFQCAGVAVIRHTIQQRGLLLPAYSNAPKLVYVEQGRGIQGAVFPGCPETFQSSGQFSRDQSQSSEDQHQKVRQVREGDVVALPSGVADWFYNDGDSPLVLVQLLDTSNPANQLDQDFRNFFLAGNPQRELQSQRSSYQRDQFEGQRGRQDEGESRRHQQDRHRNVFGGFDEKILAEAFNIDTRLARSMRNEKDNRGIIVRAEHELQVVSPHQSREEEREIEYRGGRGGGFNGIEETFCTARLKHNINDQERADFFNPRAGRLTTVNSLNLPILRSVQLSVERGVLYPNALMSPHWNMNAHSIIYITRGNGRIQIVGDNGQTIFDGEVREGQVVTAPQSFAVVKKAGSQGFEWVSFKTNDNAQVSQLAGRVSTIRGLPVEVVANSFQISREDARRLKNNREEVSVFSPSQSGRSDEIA